A stretch of the Bordetella genomosp. 8 genome encodes the following:
- a CDS encoding LVIVD repeat-containing protein, whose translation MAANDDQAVSSKSMAHAAAEGKRVEGVMPGGGTVPFRLPAGALNYLDRNQYISNMEILAYYPSIKLRMFGDEHSCMWAKGKRRLIAFQGGWVDVTDPLKATVIEEGNLPTFQSCVYNQQLKKWIRVVAHQMPLTPGTPEYPHGKYHEEYARKAIDNRGFRGIKVYDVTNPEKTQLLSEFETGTTGHGVHLPFYDGGRYAYLACGWDDQLRMESTERVYSNGLMIVDMSDPAKVKEVSRWWVPGQRLDEEQHYRETYPFAGDQCSWTGNRTPCIVPVRVEDGGTIGYGGWGHFGMYVHDLSDIRNPKVYGRVSHPLEAIGAIPYHHVVPVTADPQRYPRLQNLVIAIPEALESDCREPFHTSYVIDVKDPAKPRIIGLFPRPMPHPDAPYKDFAMARGRFSSRVMQNWIAPGKARPDVVALSYLNAGLRLFDISDPTEPKEVAYFVPPRDGEIDDYMSWRRGTTEAVFIEWDRNLIWQSTHAGIYCLSAPFLGKPVLEPTAVTQWSVPHVNAGWEG comes from the coding sequence ATGGCAGCAAACGATGATCAGGCTGTGTCTTCCAAATCGATGGCGCACGCGGCCGCCGAAGGCAAACGGGTGGAAGGTGTCATGCCGGGCGGCGGCACGGTGCCATTCCGTTTGCCGGCCGGCGCATTGAATTATCTCGACCGTAATCAGTACATCTCCAACATGGAGATCCTTGCTTATTACCCGTCGATCAAGCTGAGGATGTTCGGGGACGAACACTCATGCATGTGGGCGAAGGGCAAGCGTCGCCTGATTGCTTTCCAGGGCGGTTGGGTCGACGTCACGGATCCCTTGAAAGCGACGGTGATCGAGGAAGGAAACCTGCCCACATTCCAGAGCTGCGTCTACAACCAGCAACTGAAGAAGTGGATCCGGGTGGTCGCGCACCAGATGCCGCTGACCCCGGGAACACCGGAATACCCCCACGGGAAATATCACGAGGAATACGCCCGCAAGGCGATCGACAATCGCGGCTTCCGTGGCATCAAGGTCTACGACGTCACGAATCCCGAAAAGACCCAGTTGCTGAGCGAATTCGAAACGGGCACCACAGGCCACGGCGTCCATCTGCCTTTCTACGATGGAGGCCGATACGCATATCTGGCCTGCGGCTGGGACGACCAGTTGCGTATGGAAAGCACCGAGCGCGTCTACAGCAACGGCTTGATGATCGTGGACATGTCCGACCCCGCCAAGGTGAAGGAAGTATCGCGATGGTGGGTGCCAGGGCAGAGGCTCGACGAAGAACAGCACTATCGCGAGACCTATCCGTTTGCCGGCGACCAATGCTCATGGACCGGTAATCGCACGCCCTGCATCGTCCCGGTCCGGGTCGAAGATGGGGGGACCATCGGATATGGTGGGTGGGGCCACTTCGGCATGTACGTCCATGACCTGTCCGACATACGCAATCCCAAGGTCTATGGTCGGGTGTCGCATCCGCTCGAAGCCATCGGCGCCATTCCTTATCATCATGTCGTGCCAGTGACGGCCGATCCGCAGCGCTATCCGCGGTTGCAGAATCTCGTCATCGCGATACCCGAAGCGCTTGAGTCCGACTGTCGCGAGCCGTTTCACACGAGCTATGTCATCGACGTGAAGGACCCGGCCAAGCCGCGCATCATCGGTCTCTTCCCGCGTCCGATGCCGCATCCCGATGCGCCCTACAAGGACTTTGCGATGGCGCGAGGCCGCTTCAGCTCGCGCGTCATGCAGAACTGGATCGCGCCAGGAAAAGCGCGTCCAGATGTCGTTGCACTGTCATATCTCAATGCAGGGCTGCGCCTCTTCGACATTTCGGATCCGACGGAGCCGAAGGAGGTCGCGTACTTCGTCCCACCGCGTGACGGCGAGATCGACGACTACATGAGCTGGCGTCGAGGCACCACGGAAGCCGTTTTCATCGAATGGGACCGGAACCTGATCTGGCAATCGACGCACGCCGGCATCTACTGCCTGTCGGCCCCCTTTCTCGGCAAGCCGGTGCTTGAGCCGACGGCGGTGACGCAATGGTCGGTTCCGCATGTGAACGCTGGCTGGGAAGGCTAG
- the acnA gene encoding aconitate hydratase AcnA, with the protein MAFQPTDTLRPLPIEGSPDSRYYSLAVLEEMGLGKISRLPHSIRVILESVLRNLNGSSVQEHHLRQLAGWQPNGERSGEVPFVVSRIVAPDSSGVPLLADLAAMRDAAAELGMVPGDIEPLVPVDLVVDHSIIVEHAGSANALMLNMEIEYERNAERYSFLKWAANAFKAFRIFPPGSGIVHQVNLENLARGVHQKGGVTYFDSLVGTDSHTPMVNGIGVLGWGVGGIEAEAAMLGEPMYLVAPDVIGVELTGAPAPGIVATDIVLTVVQALRAKKVVGKFVEFFGPGAAALPAPDRATISNMAPEYGATAAFFPVDANTLDYLRATGRTKAEIAALKAYFQAQGMFGMPTLGQIDYTDTVHIDLGAVVPSVAGPSRPQDRIALGELKEKVRGLLPQEASAASGSGQALRHGDVVLAAITSCTNTSNPRLMLAAGILARKAVEKGLKAAAHVKTSFTPGSRVVTSYLQATGLDQYLDTLGFNVAGYGCATCMGNSGPLDAGILDQIKDGNLTVAAVLSGNRNFEARIHQAIKANFLMSPPLVVAFAIAGRADFDPANDALGAGPDGKMVYLADLWPTAEEMAQVMPVAQDPKHVLAVYAQTGRNNELWEALPAPKGDLFVWDDGSTYLKRPPFFDGVTLDIPSKGAIKGARALAILGDSVTTDHINPGGSIPPESESGKFLISLGVEPRDFNSYISRRAHDRVMVRSSFANVRIRNLMVDEVGSHTLHQPDGQRMSIFEAAVKYTAEGVPMIVFAGEEYGNGSSRDWAAKGPSLLGVRAVIARGFERIHRSNLVGMGILPLELPEGVSAQTLGLVGDETFDVTGDMDDVRTGQVFELVIHRQDGTTAKVPLRVRIDSAIEEAYFRNGGILPYVLRQRLARHVSGASHA; encoded by the coding sequence GTTGGCAGCCGAATGGCGAACGCAGCGGCGAAGTCCCATTCGTGGTGTCGCGCATCGTGGCGCCGGATTCTTCGGGCGTGCCTTTGTTGGCGGATCTGGCCGCCATGCGCGACGCCGCCGCCGAACTCGGCATGGTGCCTGGCGACATCGAGCCCCTGGTGCCGGTCGACCTGGTCGTCGACCATTCCATCATCGTCGAACATGCAGGTTCCGCCAATGCGCTCATGCTGAATATGGAGATCGAATACGAACGCAATGCGGAAAGGTATTCGTTCCTGAAATGGGCGGCCAATGCATTCAAGGCCTTCCGCATCTTTCCTCCGGGATCGGGCATCGTCCACCAGGTGAATCTTGAAAACCTGGCGCGGGGCGTGCATCAGAAAGGGGGCGTGACGTATTTCGATTCGCTGGTCGGTACCGACAGCCATACGCCCATGGTCAATGGCATCGGCGTACTGGGTTGGGGTGTCGGCGGTATCGAGGCGGAAGCCGCCATGCTGGGCGAGCCGATGTACCTGGTCGCGCCTGACGTGATCGGCGTGGAGCTTACCGGCGCGCCCGCGCCCGGCATCGTAGCCACGGATATCGTGCTGACGGTGGTCCAGGCCTTGCGCGCCAAAAAGGTGGTCGGCAAGTTTGTCGAATTTTTTGGTCCGGGCGCCGCGGCCCTGCCCGCGCCCGACCGCGCGACGATATCGAATATGGCGCCTGAGTACGGCGCGACAGCGGCCTTTTTCCCGGTCGACGCCAATACGCTCGACTATCTGCGGGCCACCGGCCGGACGAAGGCCGAGATCGCCGCCTTGAAAGCCTATTTCCAAGCGCAAGGTATGTTCGGCATGCCGACGCTGGGCCAGATCGATTACACCGATACCGTCCATATTGATCTGGGCGCCGTCGTGCCAAGCGTGGCCGGCCCCTCCCGCCCGCAGGACCGTATCGCGCTTGGCGAGCTGAAGGAAAAGGTGCGCGGCCTCTTGCCCCAGGAAGCGTCCGCCGCGTCGGGCTCCGGCCAGGCGCTGCGTCATGGCGACGTCGTCCTGGCCGCCATTACGTCCTGTACCAATACCTCCAATCCCCGGCTGATGCTGGCCGCGGGGATCCTGGCCAGGAAAGCCGTCGAAAAAGGATTGAAGGCCGCGGCGCATGTGAAGACCTCCTTCACACCCGGCTCGCGTGTCGTGACCTCGTACTTGCAGGCCACCGGCCTGGACCAATACCTGGATACCCTGGGCTTCAACGTCGCGGGCTACGGCTGCGCCACCTGCATGGGCAATTCCGGCCCTTTGGATGCGGGGATCCTCGACCAGATCAAGGACGGCAACCTGACCGTGGCCGCGGTGCTTTCGGGCAACCGGAATTTCGAAGCGCGCATCCACCAGGCGATCAAGGCCAACTTCCTGATGAGCCCGCCGCTGGTGGTGGCATTCGCGATCGCGGGCAGGGCCGATTTCGATCCGGCGAACGACGCCCTCGGCGCAGGGCCGGACGGCAAGATGGTCTATCTTGCCGATCTCTGGCCCACGGCGGAAGAAATGGCGCAGGTCATGCCCGTCGCGCAAGACCCCAAGCACGTCCTCGCCGTTTACGCCCAGACGGGACGGAATAATGAGCTATGGGAGGCGCTGCCCGCGCCCAAGGGCGACCTGTTCGTATGGGACGACGGCTCGACCTACCTGAAGCGGCCGCCCTTCTTCGATGGCGTCACGCTGGATATCCCATCCAAGGGCGCGATCAAGGGTGCACGAGCGCTCGCGATCCTGGGTGATTCGGTGACCACCGATCACATCAATCCAGGCGGCTCGATTCCACCCGAATCCGAGTCAGGAAAATTCCTCATATCGCTGGGTGTGGAACCACGCGACTTCAACAGCTATATATCGCGCCGCGCGCACGACCGCGTCATGGTGCGCAGCAGCTTCGCGAATGTGCGCATCCGCAACCTGATGGTCGATGAAGTGGGCAGCCATACGCTGCACCAACCGGATGGGCAGCGCATGAGCATCTTCGAAGCCGCCGTCAAATACACGGCCGAAGGCGTGCCGATGATCGTCTTCGCGGGCGAGGAATACGGCAACGGTTCCAGCCGCGATTGGGCCGCGAAAGGCCCCAGCCTGCTGGGTGTGCGCGCCGTGATTGCGCGGGGTTTCGAGCGCATCCATCGCAGCAACCTGGTCGGCATGGGCATATTGCCGCTGGAGCTTCCCGAAGGCGTCAGCGCCCAGACCCTGGGGCTGGTGGGAGACGAAACCTTCGATGTGACCGGGGACATGGACGACGTTCGCACCGGCCAGGTTTTCGAACTGGTGATCCATCGCCAGGATGGAACGACGGCGAAGGTGCCCTTGCGGGTACGTATCGACTCGGCGATCGAAGAGGCGTATTTCAGGAATGGCGGGATCCTGCCCTATGTATTGAGGCAGCGGCTCGCCCGGCATGTGAGCGGTGCGAGCCACGCCTGA